From a region of the Myroides sp. JBRI-B21084 genome:
- a CDS encoding branched-chain amino acid aminotransferase: MDLNILNNLKLTKVTDSKIDSFDFENVKFGAKFTDHMLTCEYKNGEWGALEIKPYEPITLDPSARVFHYGQAIFEGMKAYKDENSDIWLFRPDENFNRFNKSATRLAMPTIDETRFIGGLKELIKVENQWVKKGLGNSLYIRPFMIATESGVIASPSNEFLFCILLSPAKSYYSGKIKVQIADYFSRAANGGIGAAKAAGNYSAQFYPTKLAQEAGYNQIIWTDSNHTHLEESGTMNVFFRINDTLYTAPTSDRILDGVTRKSLIVLAQHLGYDVKIEPVKVENIIEAAKNGSLKEIFGAGTAAVINQMEGFAYKDDYYELPNVADDESYALQLKNELTKLQNKLIADPFNWTVKV; this comes from the coding sequence ATGGATTTAAACATTTTAAACAACTTGAAACTAACTAAAGTTACCGATTCTAAAATTGATTCTTTCGATTTTGAAAATGTAAAATTTGGTGCCAAGTTTACCGATCATATGCTAACATGTGAATATAAAAATGGCGAATGGGGTGCTTTAGAAATTAAACCTTACGAACCAATCACTTTAGATCCATCGGCTCGAGTTTTTCATTATGGGCAGGCAATTTTTGAAGGAATGAAAGCTTATAAAGACGAAAATAGCGATATATGGCTTTTTAGACCCGATGAAAACTTTAACCGTTTTAACAAATCGGCTACTCGTTTAGCTATGCCTACAATAGACGAAACTCGTTTTATAGGTGGTTTAAAAGAACTAATTAAGGTAGAAAATCAATGGGTTAAAAAAGGGTTAGGTAATTCCCTATACATACGCCCTTTTATGATTGCTACTGAAAGTGGTGTAATTGCTAGTCCTTCAAACGAATTTTTATTTTGTATTTTGTTATCGCCAGCAAAATCATATTATTCAGGAAAAATTAAAGTGCAAATTGCCGATTATTTTAGTCGAGCTGCAAATGGTGGAATTGGTGCTGCTAAAGCAGCAGGGAATTATTCAGCACAATTTTATCCTACAAAATTAGCGCAAGAAGCGGGCTATAATCAAATTATTTGGACAGATTCAAACCATACCCATTTAGAAGAATCGGGTACCATGAATGTGTTTTTTAGAATTAATGATACTTTATATACAGCACCAACTTCTGATAGAATATTAGACGGTGTAACGCGTAAAAGTTTAATTGTTTTAGCACAACATTTAGGTTACGATGTTAAAATTGAACCAGTTAAAGTAGAAAATATAATTGAAGCAGCTAAAAACGGCTCGTTGAAAGAAATTTTTGGAGCAGGAACTGCGGCAGTAATTAATCAAATGGAAGGTTTTGCTTATAAAGATGATTATTACGAATTGCCAAATGTGGCAGACGATGAATCGTATGCATTGCAATTGAAAAATGAACTTACTAAACTTCAAAATAAATTAATTGCCGATCCTTTTAATTGGACAGTTAAAGTTTAA